In Fusarium falciforme chromosome 10, complete sequence, a single genomic region encodes these proteins:
- a CDS encoding Protein ARV, with product MPICIECRHPVKTLWTQYSGAGDKASGHNIRLTVCRNCGQFCDKYVEHDFVVLFIDLVLIKPQVYRHLLYNTLTSDDDRLDPSIVRLGILLLLFDVYLTWARIEKQTVPDAAPGESNLGKLAQQSIVFQYLFFLVFCALSTAAFHVSIRFLTSSTFSPLNALGIFPRYSRPNSVSTALLVSSYSKLFPILMVIWEYDVPAAARSLGWAVVANNVEALRILLDCGYTTACLLAIAGAASRWVVGRVVLYAAGLADVDSIGGSNIAEDGRALWALMIYAKEWASRLAVG from the exons ATGCCCATCTGCATCGAGTGCCGACACCCCGTCAAGACGCTCTGGACGCAATACTCTGGAGCAGGGGACAAGGCTAGCGGGCACAACATCCGCCTCACTGTGTGTCGCAACTGCGGTCAGTTCTGCGACAAGTATGTCGAGCATGACTTTGTCGTGCTCTTTATTGATCTGGTGCTCATAAAGCCCCAG GTTTATCGTCACTTACTGTATAATACTTTGACGAGCGATGATGATCGTTTGGAT CCTTCCATAGTTCGTCTGGGAATCCTTTTGCTTCTATTCGACGTCTACTTGACCTGGGCTCGCATCGAGAAGCAGACGGTGCCCGATGCCGCGCCAGGCGAGAGCAACCTCGGAAAGCTCGCGCAACAGTCGATTGTCTTTCAGTATCTCTTCTTCC TGGTCTTCTGCGCCCTCTCCACGGCGGCGTTTCATGTGAGCATCCGCTTCCTCACCTCATCCACATTTTCACCTCTGAACGCCCTCGGCATCTTCCCTCGGTACTCGCGGCCAAACTCGGTCTCGACCGCCCTGCTTGTCTCCTCCTACTCCAAGCTGTTCCCCATTCTCATGGTCATCTGGGAATACGATGTCCCTGCCGCCGCCAGATCACTCGGCTGGGCCGTCGTGGCCAACAACGTCGAGGCACtgcgcatcctcctcgactGTGGCTACACTACGGCATGTCTTCTAGCCATCGCAGGCGCGGCTTCGCGTTGGGTTGTTGGCCGTGTCGTCCTATACGCTGCTGGACTCGCCGATGTGGACTCGATAGGCGGGAGCAACATCGCCGAGGACGGGAGAGCATTATGGGCGCTGATGATATACGCGAAGGAGTGGGCCAGTCGGCTTGCTGTCGGATAG
- a CDS encoding Amino-acid acetyltransferase, mitochondrial codes for MSWPRVWGKASRCGNCSPVTEPRIAGASHAASILRPRCRGFASQANSSKSCLGSGAARYMSAASVARAKKKVLDRDFIVSVLEVSPTKRDAKGYLQKYADKSPKSLAEAPKFFQGDEQQQTSPTPSKPLHVAIMKLRAPQELDTETLRGVANTLSQLHKLGLLSVVVIDCGTDENRLTFQDQAFRLCEAIDGFGDIGARLVKNAIVRSEDNSPADVRVEDRGFMDRILRHRMMPVIPSLLSRSETQAPQPVDSNKVVLALTRYFAGLQSSGAVDSTGTKLHPKTVALVERIIILDPLGAVPMTGRPGASHRFINLEQEYGSILKELMGPDGSPLAEESPLRASITAHAANLTLARDALAILPSTSSALITTPDAAANVVATTNRANPALEDEPFEFGGMVTTRRKKNPLLHNLLTDKPVFSSSLPIARAPANSGKAPLIGVSTGSTLLKRGMPLTIFPNPRENPWRPPEPGGPRLRLTDKDIDLPRLVHLIEDSFGRKLDVDDYLKRVNENIAGIIIAGEYEGGAILTWERPEGLDDQTAHEQGRYVPYLDKFAVLRKSQGSGGVADVVFNAMVRGCFPDGVCWRSRKDNPVNKWYFERSTGTSKLSGCNWTMFWTTPGLDPRHPTLRDYESVCRGVEPSWTDNKHILD; via the exons ATGAGCTGGCCTCGCGTATGGGGGAAGGCCTCTCGCTGCGGTAATTGTAGCCCAGTTACCGAACCGCGCATCGCGGGTGCTTCACACGCCGCGAGCATCCTTCGGCCCCGGTGCCGCGGCTTTGCTTCACAAGCCAACAGCTCGAAATCATGTCTCGGCTCCGGTGCCGCTCGATACATGTCGGCGGCATCCGTAGCCcgtgccaagaagaaggttcTTGACCGA GACTTCATAGTCTCTGTTCTGGAGGTGTCACCGACAAAGAGAGACGCCAAAGGCTATCTCCAGAAGTATGCCGACAAAAGCCCCAAGTCTCTTGCTGAGGCGCCCAAGTTCTTTCAGGGTGATGAGCAGCAACAGACATCACCTACTCCGTCAAAACCCTTGCATGTGGCCATCATGAAGCTTCGTGCTCCACAAGAGCTCGACACAGAGACTCTTCGTGGGGTCGCAAATACCTTGTCCCAACTACACAAACTTGGCCTCTTGAGTGTCGTGGTTATAGACTGTGGCACCGATGAGAACCGCCTCACCTTCCAAGATCAAGCATTCCGCCTCTGCGAAGCCATTGATGGGTTTGGAGACATCGGAGCACGTCTAGTTAAGAACGCCATTGTGCGTTCAGAGGACAATTCCCCTGCCGACGTTCGGGTAGAGGACCGGGGCTTTATGGACCGCATTCTTCGACACCGCATGATGCCTGTCATACCATCACTACTCAGCCGGAGTGAGACTCAGGCCCCTCAGCCGGTTGATTCGAACAAGGTCGTTCTGGCTCTCACTAGGTACTTTGCGGGTTTGCAGTCCAGTGGCGCAGTTGACTCGACGGGCACGAAGCTCCACCCCAAGACTGTTGCCTTGGTCGAGAGAATCATTATCCTCGATCCGCTCGGAGCCGTTCCAATGACAGGTCGACCGGGCGCTTCACATCGGTtcatcaaccttgagcaGGAATATGGATCCATCCTGAAAGAGCTGATGGGCCCGGATGGCTCACCTCTTGCGGAAGAGAGCCCACTCCGTGCCTCAATCACAGCGCATGCTGCGAACTTGACTCTAGCTAGGGATGCCTTGGCTATACTGCCGTCCACTTCGTCAGCTCTTATCACTACACCCGATGCCGCGGCTAATGTTGTTGCGACTACAAATAGAGCGAACCCAGCGCTCGAGGATGAACCGTTCGAGTTTGGTGGCATGGTCACAACCCGACGCAAGAAGAACCCCCTCCTGCACAATCTGCTCACGGACAAGCCCGTCTTCTCATCGTCACTCCCGATCGCACGTGCCCCGGCAAATTCCGGCAAAGCACCACTCATTGGGGTATCAACGGGTTCGACACTGCTTAAACGAGGCATGCCCCTGACAATATTCCCAAATCCCCGCGAGAACCCATGGCGCCCACCTGAACCTGGAGGCCCTAGGCTTCGCCTGACTGACAAAGACATCGATCTCCCCAGGCTGGTTCACTTGATCGAAGATTCTTTTGGACGCAAACTGGATGTCGACGACTATTTGAAGCGGGTTAACGAGAACATTGCTGGCATCATTATCGCTGGAGAGTACGAAGGTGGTGCCATCTTGACATGGGAACGCCCAGAGGGCTTGGACGATCAAACTGCACACGAACAAGGTCGCTATGTTCCGTATCTGGACAAGTTTGCCGTTTTACGAAAGAGCCAAGGTAGTGGTGGTGTAGCCGACGTTGTGTTCAACGCAATGGTTCGGGGCTGCTTCCCTGATGGCGTCTGCTGGAGGAGCCGAAAGGACAACCCGGTGAATAAGTGGTACTTTGAGAGATCAACGGGTACAAGCAAGCTGTCAGGTTGCAACTGGACAATGTTCTGGACGACGCCAGGATTGGATCCCCGACATCCGACGCTTCGAGATTACGAGAGTGTCTGTCGTGGTGTGGAGCCTTCATGGACGGACAACAAACACATTTTGGACTGA
- a CDS encoding BAR domain-containing protein translates to MDFSKNFGNIGKNLSSFGAQITPFASRTFQYTKEQLGQAEDKTQLPPDYIDLEKRVDALKQAHQKMLAVTSQYSNEAYDYPPNIKETFQDLGRTVSEKVHLLSSATSPAEAQAALVAPPTAKPQPKTFSHAVARASLSSSQLLHQHHTGAGEDPLATALEKYALASERVGEARLAQDAQIQSRFLAGWNTTLNTNLTFATRARKNVENSRLSLDAVKAHAKGTTFKLGGNAQGGEQHDEQELSPEAQEEIEKAEDEFVTQTEEAVGVMKNVLDTPEPLRNLAELVAAQIEYHKKAYEVLTELAPVIEGLQTEQEAAYRKSREESS, encoded by the exons ATGGATTTCAGCAAGAACTTTGGCAACATTGGCAAGAACCTCTC CAGCTTTGGGGCTCAGATCACCCCCTTCGCGTCGCGCACCTTTCAGTATACAAAGGAGCAGCTTGGTCAGGCTGAGGACAAG ACCCAGCTCCCTCCCGACTACATTGACCTCGAGAAGCGTGTCGACGCCCTCAAGCAGGCTCACCAGAAGATGCTTGCTGTGAC CTCGCAATATTCCAACGAGGCCTACGATTACCCCCCTAACATCAAGGAGACCTTCCAGGACCTTGGCCGCACCGTCAGCGAAAAGGTTCACCTTCTTTCCTCTGCCACCTCCCCCGCCGAGGCCCAGGCCGCTCTCGTCGCCCCTCCTACTGCCAAGCCGCAGCCCAAGACCTTCAGCCATGCCGTCGCCCGCGCCAGTTTGTCTAGCAGCCAGCTGCTTCACCAGCACCACACCGGTGCCGGTGAGGACCCTCTGGCGACCGCTCTGGAGAAGTATGCGCTTGCATCGGAGCGTGTTGGTGAGGCCCGTCTTGCCCAGGATGCCCAGATTCAGAGCCGTttcctggctggctggaacACCACCCTTAACACCAACCTGACCTTTGCTACTCGCGCTCGCAAGAACGTTGAGAACTCCCGCCTTTCCCTagatgctgtcaaggctcATGCCAAGGGCACCACCTTCAAGCTTGGTGGTAACGCACAAGGTGGTGAGCAGCACGACGAGCAGGAGCTGAGCCCCGAGGCCCaagaggagattgagaaggccgaggatgagTTCGTAACCCAGACTGAGGAGGCCGTCGGTGTCATGAAGAAT GTTCTTGACACCCCCGAGCCCCTGCGCAACCTTGCCGAGCTGGTTGCCGCTCAGATTGAGTACCACAAGAAGGCGTACGAGGTGCTGACTGAGCTCGCCCCCGTCATTGAGGGCCTGCAGACTGAGCAAGAA GCCGCTTACCGGAAGAGCCGCGAGGAGTCTTCCTAA
- a CDS encoding PAS domain-containing protein translates to MEQTFMTIHNLGPDANILYASESVIDILGYTPHEVLGRSSFDFFHPDEVPFARSVHTRGVLLDKAAVLHYARILSRDGRWVSCECCFTIVHDVLVACTSIYRRGEKSERRAIEAPQIRRIFSCSPRDPRYHMLEHLSPKFKMSPMEREPRAALILNRFTRTLTVMFATEAIASILGVSADQVQHKSFYECIRESSLDDAFKCLESAKANDSIAYLRFWSRDPRRPEDFENEASDDELDDGEDAEEGEEQFEEDSITPPRNQSTSGHGSLTPKKPNHLPESRRSSDSEGGGVKLDRAMDLDSNQQLSPQIKVKADVEMQDSGSLNDESSFESRTASSAAMASISQTDSYRTPPTPQSPRPMERSTPSLRRARSQPRQRLAPSVELEAVVSCTSDGLVVILRRARPQIPNLHPPLVPSHFDNGLFAAPWGQQPIQPQCPPEVLYNFRPPLLPQHMPLRENVKAAGGPPIDQLMRSIRDVAVFAWALVGINGNLASYSHGQPMGESQPPDGLPVWDPAAAQTSYQGPENQAAQRWARERQQQGAQFMQRDSLSTGYHADGPGSRNTSGMGYENYSLNGYGNRGNQWYSQPPAFQQSQEALAQDYCYREQMDPRATAPSDYMGTTLPPLNGWSDVHQRLGSSQVPSTLAEDPQHHRYRWY, encoded by the exons ATGGAGCAGACTTTCATGACAATACACA ACTTGGGTCCGGATGCAAATATCCTCTATGCGTCCGAGTCCGTCATCGACATCCTTGGCTACACTCCGCATGAGGTGCTCGGCAGGTCCAGCTTCGACTTCTTCCACCCCGACGAGGTACCTTTTGCCCGATCCGTGCATACTCGTGGCGTCTTGCTGGACAAGGCTGCCGTCCTGCACTATGCACGTATCCTCTCTCGCGATGGTCGTTGGGTAAGCTGCGAATGCTGTTTCACCATCGTCCACGATGTCCTCGTCGCATGTACCAGTATCTACCGCCGGGGTGAAAAGAGCGAGA GGCGTGCTATCGAAGCACCGCAGATTCGACGCATCTTTTCTTGTTCCCCCCGAGACCCGCGTTACCATATGTTGGAACACCTGTCGCCTAAATTCAAGATGTCGCCGATGGAGCGCGAGCCTCGAGCGGCCCTTATCTTGAATCGATTCACCCGGACCCTGACTGTCATGTTCGCTACCGAAGCCATTGCCTCTATCCTGGGTGTGTCTGCCGACCAAGTTCAGCACAAGAGCTTCTATGAATGCATCCGAGAAAGCTCGCTGGACGACGCTTTCAAATGTCTTGAAAGTGCCAAAGCCAACGACTCGATTGCATATCTGCGCTTCTGGTCAAGAGACCCTCGAAGACCGGAAGACTTTGAGAACGAAGCTAGCGACGACGAATTGGACGACGGAGAGGACgctgaggagggagaggagcaaTTTGAGGAGGACTCTATCACACCGCCTCGAAACCAAAGCACATCAGGACACGGGTCTTTAACACCAAAGAAACCGAACCATCTGCCTGAAAGTCGACGGTCCAGCGATTCGGAAGGAGGTGGCGTGAAGTTGGATAGAGCCATGGACCTTGACTCTAACCAGCAGCTAAGCCCTcagatcaaggtcaaggcagACGTTGAGATGCAAGACAGTGGTTCCTTGAATGACGAGTCATCATTCGAATCACGAACTGCAAGCTCAGCAGCTATGGCTTCCATCTCCCAGACTGACAGCTACCGAACACCTCCCACACCGCAATCCCCGAGACCAATGGAACGCTCTACTCCTAGCCTTCGAAGAGCGCGCAGCCAGCCAAGACAGCGGCTTGCCCCGTCTGTCGAGTTGGAGGCGGTTGTTTCGTGCACTTCTGATGGGCTTGTCGTCATCCTGCGTCGAGCAAGACCCCAGATCCCGAATCTACACCCTCCCTTAGTCCCCTCGCATTTCGACAACGGCCTCTTTGCCGCTCCGTGGGGCCAGCAACCCATCCAACCTCAGTGTCCACCAGAAGTGTTGTACAACTTTCGACCTCCACTGCTGCCGCAGCACATGCCACTCCGAGAGAACGTCAAAGCTGCGGGAGGTCCCCCAATCGACCAATTGATGCGGTCTATTCGAGATGTCGCTGTGTTCGCCTGGGCTCTCGTGGGAATAAATGGGAATCTGGCCTCATACAGTCACGGCCAACCAATGGGAGAGTCTCAGCCACCAGATGGTCTTCCCGTTTGGGATCCTGCTGCAGCGCAAACATCCTATCAAGGCCCCGAGAATCAAGCCGCTCAACGTTGGGCGAGAGAGCGCCAACAACAAGGGGCGCAATTCATGCAACGTGATTCATTATCTACAGGCTATCATGCGGATGGGCCTGGAAGTCGCAACACATCTGGCATGGGATATGAGAACTATTCCCTGAATGGTTATGGAAACCGTGGAAACCAATGGTACTCGCAACCACCAGCCTTTCAACAAAGCCAGGAAGCGCTGGCACAGGATTACTGCTACAGAGAGCAGATGGATCCGAGAGCGACGGCTCCTTCGGATTACATGGGTACGACACTTCCGCCACTGAACGGGTGGAGTGACGTGCACCAAAGACTGGGGAGCTCTCAGGTACCCTCGACACTGGCCGAGGACCCCCAGCACCATCGTTATAGGTGGTATTAA
- a CDS encoding Protein YIP: MSSSSARGHYANPPLEDEDDDLIDPDDADLNDFDDPLATNSSRQPLSGNIGSSSSSQPLNEGYLTSRIPGEDRRAPQNTIDESVWDTLRRDLLAVWAKLREVLYPRYLLGGTMFDSEGGLRGAYSNIRGAGISGTREELTGLASRMVDAEALLQSNMSPGLRDWDLWGPLIFCLLLSLLLSFTARGDQRDAVFSGVFAMIWLGEAVVTLQIKLLGGNISFAQSVCIIGYTLFPLVLAALMSALGLHWIARIPVYIILIAWSLAAGVSILGGSGVVKNRVAIAVYPLLVFYLGLGCLCFIS; this comes from the exons ATGTCCTCGTCTAGCGCTCGAGGGCACTATGCCAACCCACctctggaggatgaggacgacgatcTGATTGACCCCGATGATG CCGATCTCAACGATTTCGATGACCCCCTTGCGACCAATTCGTCCCGTCAGCCTCTGTCAGGCAACATCGGctccagctcatcatcgCAACCGCTGAACGAAGGCTACCTCACCTCCCGAATCCCCGGAGAAGACCGACGAGCCCCCCAGAACACAATTGACGAGTCAGTATGGGACACCCTGCGTCGCGACTTGCTTGCCGTATGGGCCAAGCTGAGGGAGGTTCTGTATCCGCGCTACCTCTTGGGCGGTACCATGTTTGATTCCGAGGGAGGTCTACGCGGCGCGTACTCCAACATCCGTGGTGCCGGTATCTCGGGCACGAGAGAGGAGCTGACCGGACTGGCGAGCCGTATGGTGGATGCTGAGGCTCTGCTCCAGAGCAACATGTCCCCTGGTCTACGCGACTGGGACCTCTGGGGCCCTCTCATCTTCTGTCTTCTCCTCAGTCTCCTCCTGAGCTTCACTGCTCGCGGCGATCAAAGGGATGCCGTGTTTAGCGGCGTCTTTGCCATGATCTGGCTGGGCGAAGCTGTGGTGACACTGCAGATCAAGCTGCTGGGAGGCAACAT TTCCTTTGCCCAGAGCGTCTGCATCATTGGTTATACCCTGTTCCCTCTGGTCCTCGCTGCGTTGATGTCTGCCCTGGGCCTCCACTGGATTGCACGCATCCCCGTCTACATCATTCTGATTGCCTGGTCACTTGCCGCCGGTGTTAGTATCCTGGGCGGAAGCGGTGTGGTGAAGAACCGAGTGGCCATTGCTGTCTACCCGCTGCTCGTATTTTACCTCGGCCTGGGTTGCTTGTGCTTCATCAGCTAA